In the Streptomyces formicae genome, one interval contains:
- the infA gene encoding translation initiation factor IF-1 gives MAKKQGAIEIEGTVVESLPNAMFKVELQNGHQVLAHISGKMRMHYIRILPDDRVVVELSPYDLTRGRIVYRYK, from the coding sequence GTGGCCAAGAAGCAAGGTGCCATCGAGATCGAAGGCACTGTCGTCGAGTCTCTCCCGAACGCCATGTTCAAGGTGGAGCTCCAGAACGGCCACCAGGTCCTGGCACACATCAGCGGCAAGATGCGTATGCACTACATCCGCATCCTCCCTGACGACCGGGTCGTGGTGGAGCTGTCTCCGTACGACCTGACGCGTGGCCGGATCGTCTACCGGTACAAGTAG
- the rpmJ gene encoding 50S ribosomal protein L36: protein MKVKPSVKKICDKCRVIRRHGRVMIICDNPRHKQRQG, encoded by the coding sequence ATGAAGGTCAAGCCGAGCGTCAAGAAGATCTGCGACAAGTGCAGGGTGATCCGCCGTCACGGCCGGGTCATGATCATCTGCGACAACCCGCGCCACAAGCAGCGCCAGGGCTGA
- the rpsM gene encoding 30S ribosomal protein S13 — protein MARVEGVDLPREKRIEVALTYVFGIGRTLAQQTLDATEVDRNTRVRDLTEEDLVKIREYVDANIKTEGDLRREIQADIRRKVEIGCYQGLRHRRGLPVRGQRTSTNARTRKGPRRAIAGKKKPGKK, from the coding sequence ATGGCACGCGTTGAAGGTGTTGACCTCCCGCGCGAGAAGCGCATCGAGGTCGCCCTCACCTACGTGTTCGGCATCGGCCGCACGCTGGCCCAGCAGACGCTGGACGCCACCGAGGTGGACCGCAACACCCGTGTTCGCGACCTGACCGAGGAAGACCTCGTCAAGATCCGTGAGTACGTGGACGCCAACATCAAGACCGAGGGTGACCTCCGTCGCGAGATCCAGGCCGACATCCGCCGCAAGGTCGAGATCGGCTGCTACCAGGGTCTTCGTCACCGTCGTGGCCTGCCCGTCCGCGGTCAGCGCACCAGCACGAACGCCCGCACCCGCAAGGGCCCGCGTCGCGCCATCGCCGGTAAGAAGAAGCCGGGCAAGAAGTAG
- the rpsK gene encoding 30S ribosomal protein S11 produces the protein MPPKGRQGAAKKVRRKEKKNVAHGHAHIKSTFNNTIVSITDPTGNVISWASAGHVGFKGSRKSTPFAAQMAAESAARRAQEHGMRKVDVFVKGPGSGRETAIRSLQATGLEVGSIQDVTPTPHNGCRPPKRRRV, from the coding sequence ATGCCCCCCAAGGGTCGTCAGGGCGCTGCCAAGAAGGTGCGCCGCAAGGAAAAGAAGAACGTCGCTCACGGCCACGCGCACATCAAGAGCACGTTCAACAACACGATCGTGTCCATCACGGACCCGACCGGCAACGTGATCTCCTGGGCCTCCGCCGGCCACGTCGGCTTCAAGGGCTCGCGCAAGTCCACGCCGTTCGCCGCGCAGATGGCCGCCGAGTCGGCTGCCCGTCGCGCGCAGGAGCACGGCATGCGCAAGGTCGACGTCTTCGTCAAGGGTCCCGGCTCCGGCCGTGAGACCGCGATCCGTTCGCTGCAGGCGACCGGTCTCGAGGTCGGCTCGATCCAGGACGTGACGCCCACGCCGCACAACGGCTGCCGTCCGCCCAAGCGCCGTCGCGTCTGA
- a CDS encoding DNA-directed RNA polymerase subunit alpha, producing MLIAQRPSLTEEVVDEFRSRFVIEPLEPGFGYTLGNSLRRTLLSSIPGAAVTSIRIDGVLHEFTTVPGVKEDVTDLILNIKQLVVSSEHDEPVVMYLRKQGPGLVTAADIAPPAGVEVHNPDLVLATLNGKGKLEMELTVERGRGYVSAVQNKQVGQEIGRIPVDSIYSPVLKVTYKVEATRVEQRTDFDKLIVDVETKQAMRPRDAMASAGKTLVELFGLARELNIDAEGIDMGPSPTDAALAADLALPIEELELTVRSYNCLKREGIHSVGELVARSEADLLDIRNFGAKSIDEVKMKLNGMGLALKDSPPGFDPTAAADAFGADDDADAGFVETEQY from the coding sequence ATGCTGATCGCTCAGCGTCCCTCGTTGACCGAAGAGGTCGTCGACGAATTCCGCTCCCGGTTCGTGATCGAGCCGCTGGAGCCGGGCTTCGGTTACACCCTCGGCAACTCCCTTCGCCGGACCCTTCTCTCCTCGATCCCGGGTGCGGCCGTCACGTCCATCCGCATCGACGGTGTCCTGCACGAGTTCACCACCGTGCCGGGCGTCAAGGAAGACGTCACCGACCTCATCCTGAACATCAAGCAGCTGGTCGTCTCCTCGGAGCACGACGAGCCGGTCGTGATGTACCTGCGCAAGCAGGGTCCGGGTCTGGTCACCGCCGCCGACATCGCGCCCCCGGCCGGTGTCGAGGTGCACAACCCCGACCTCGTCCTCGCCACGCTGAACGGCAAGGGCAAGCTGGAGATGGAGCTGACCGTCGAGCGCGGTCGCGGCTACGTCTCGGCCGTCCAGAACAAGCAGGTCGGTCAGGAGATCGGGCGCATCCCGGTCGACTCGATCTACTCGCCGGTCCTCAAGGTCACGTACAAGGTCGAGGCCACGCGTGTCGAGCAGCGCACCGACTTCGACAAGCTGATCGTCGACGTCGAGACCAAGCAGGCGATGCGTCCGCGTGACGCCATGGCCTCCGCCGGCAAGACGCTGGTCGAGCTCTTCGGTCTCGCCCGTGAGCTCAACATCGACGCCGAGGGCATCGACATGGGTCCGTCCCCGACGGACGCCGCCCTTGCCGCCGATCTCGCCCTGCCGATCGAGGAGCTCGAGCTCACCGTTCGGTCGTACAACTGCCTCAAGCGCGAGGGCATCCACTCCGTGGGTGAGCTCGTGGCCCGCTCCGAGGCGGACCTGCTCGACATTCGCAACTTCGGTGCGAAGTCGATCGACGAGGTCAAGATGAAGCTCAACGGCATGGGCCTGGCCCTCAAGGACTCGCCTCCCGGGTTCGACCCGACCGCCGCCGCCGACGCGTTCGGCGCCGACGACGACGCGGATGCCGGTTTCGTCGAGACCGAGCAGTACTAG